The region TGTCCCGGGGACTGACAGCTGTCCCGGGGGATGCTGCACTGGTCCGCCCCGGTCGCTCCCACCCCGCTCCTTACCGGAACCCGGCACCTTCccgccctctcctccctgcctctgcgcAGCGACTGGGACCCGCCCCTGGGTTCCTCGAAAGCTCGGCGGGGCGCTGGGGGACCCTGGAGGCTCCCTGCCCGGCCCATCGCGTCTAGCAGCAGAGCAAGGAGAGgcaagaggggagggagaagccGCGAAGATGCTGCCGCAGCCTCAGCGGACGAGCCGGGACCAGCCATCCCCGTCCCCGCCCTGCGCGGTCCGGCCTCTCCTCCGACTTTCCCTTCACTCGCCTCCGCACCCCTTCAGCCACCAGGCCCCCAGCACTTCCTTGCTCACCGCCTCTCCCTGCGTAGGCTCAGTCTCTCTTTCCCCCTTCCACTCTCCATCCTTTCCCTTCTCGGTGCCCTCTTCTCTTCTCACACTCTGGAGTCCCCGGACAGGGGCTGAGGGCCGGGCAGTGGAGGTAAGGGGGAGGACAGAGGTGGTGGGGAACTGGGTGTGTCCTGGTACCAAGTATCCGgccagagggatgtgaggagaggATATCCGTGGGTAGTAGGGCTGGGGGCTCCAAGCACTTTTGGGTGTGTAGGGGTTGGAGAAGAAGGGTGTAGGGGTGTCAGGCCAGGTTATTGATCCCAGCATCCCTGGTTCTGCCCGCAGTGACTGCAGCTCCCCAGGAGCCGCCTGCCGGGCCTCCCCAGGCGGGCAGTGGAGTTGGCCGGGCCCCTGGGCGCGCCATGCGCAGCACCACACTACTGGCACTGCTGGCGCTGGTCCTGCTCTACTTGGTGTCCGGTGCCCTGGTGTTCCAGGCCCTGGAGCAGCCCCATGAGCAGCAGGCCCAAAGGGAGCTGGGGGAGGTCCGAGAGAAGTTCCTGAGGGCCCATCCATGTGTGAGCGACCAGGACCTGGGGCTCTTCATCAAGGTGCGTGGGTGGGGGAGAGCCCCTTAAGCAGTCACCCATGACCCTCTGACACCAGCTGCATGCCAGTGGGGTCCTGTGCTGGGGCGCTGCTTCCAGACCCGCACCCTTGAAGGCAGGGTGCAGCTGGGATCCTGGTCTCTGTGTTTTCAATATGGTGGCCATGGGGACATTTGTTTTCCTTGCTGTGCCTGGCATTGGATTCTGCTCCTAGAATGTCTCTTTCAGTGTATGATGGTGGTCAAATGAAGGCATGAAGGAAGTAATGGATAAATGGCTGTACCATATGAGCTCTGTTACATGTTCTCAGGTCTAACTCACTGGTTTAGGGTTGCCAAATGAAATCCAAGATACTTGGTTAAATGTGCATTTCAGCTAAGGGatgaatacttttaaaatataaatatgttccCTGCAGTATTTTTAATTGCTTAATCTGGCAACTCTACGCTAATTCCTATACTTCTTTGGAGTCACAGATGCCTGAGAGAAACCCAAGAACACTGTGCacacttctccccacccccagaaaagTGCACATATAAACATGTACCAATGATTTCAGAGGGTTCCAGGATCCCCTAAGCTGGTCTATTCCTTCCTACCAGGACACATGTGGAGGCTAGAGGGAGGGCAAGTCAGGGATGGGGCTGGCTTTGGTCCAATGACTAAAGAAAGTGTGGGCTGCAGCCTTTTGGGCTGCTGTCAGGTAAGCACGTCTGCTGCACTCTCTGATTTCTGAGACACTGTCAtataaaaaaaacctaaaattgaACTTTAATAAATTAACgcttattattttattgaaaactaCCCCTCTTTCTTGCCTGTTCTTTTGGAGGGAGGAGCCATCGGTATGGAAGCCTCAGTGTTTCAGCTGATTCCCAAGGTGGTAGGACCAGGAGCAGAGATGAGAGTGGGGTGGGGCCAGGACACAGGCAGCTTGACATTGTCTCTGACACTTCTAGATTGCCCAGCAAGGCCAGAGCAGGAAAGTGTCTGGCCAGACCACAGGGCAAAGGGAGTGAGGGAATCTGACCTATTTTGTCTTCACAATGGAACTGCTtttttcctggggaaaaaaagaagaaaaagaacggCAGAATTTAGGTATTTCTTCTCCATAATTAGGCAGTCATGCAGCAATTATGCAACTACTGTGTGCTGTGCTATACACACATAGGGTGAGCAGGGAAATTGATACTGGGGTGAAACAGATGCAAGCTCTATCCTAGAGGATGTCACATCTAGGCAAAGGGACAGATCCATGGATAGTTCACTGTAGAATCTAGAAGAAAGGgagctttccttctttccttctttgttaaaTGTCTGTTGTATGCTGGGCCCTGGGCTAGGTGCTGGGGCCAAGGAGGGAGATGCTGGGCCTTTGGGAAGAGCAGGTAATTAATATGAAGCAGGTGAGATGGGTAGAATTTAGAGGCTTGTGTGATTGGGTTGCAAGAGGCTCGCAGGCAGAGGAACAGCATGGGCAAAGGCGTGAAAGCTGAAAAGCTCAAGAGTGTTTTGCAGTTCTTGGATTTAGCAGATGTCTAGTCATTTGAAGCAAAAATTAGAGCACACAGGATGACAAAGGATTTTTTCCCCAAGTAAGTGAATTTATTGGAAGAGTGtggcaaaataaaattaaatcacttTTAATGATACATTTCACTTCTTGGcttgattaaaaaattattacaggAAATGGGATCATCTCAGAAAATCAGGGGATAAGGTCACTGTAGCTTGGGTTTCAAAGTAGGAGTCCCAGGAGAGAAGACAGGGGAAAGGACCAGATTGAGAAGGGGCTTACACACTGGGCTGGGGAGGTTGGACTCTGTTCTGCAGACAGCAGGGAGCTATGGAAGATTTGGGGCAGTCACTTTAGGAAGATTCATTTGGAATGTGTCTTGCTAATGAGGACTGCAATCAGAAAGAACCTCCCCCACACCCACTGCCTTTGTGTCTTGGCTCTGTGCTCCTTGGGGAAGGGCCCCTCTGCACCCCTTCCTCATTATGCCCTGGCCTCCATTACTTAGGGGAGGCACTCTCAAAACACAGACTCTGCCCCCCAGGGAGGCAGACTGGCTGGCGAGAGGGGCAGACACATGGCCACTTCATTAATTTAatcatatttactgagcacctactatataggACAGGGTTTGGTTTGGACTTCAGTGGGGTGGGCAGCGGTTGTGTGTCCATAACCCTCCTAAAATTGGATGCAAAATTTGATAGTATGTGAACCTTCCTGGAGGGAGGGTCCCTAACTTTCATCAGATTTCTAAGGCAAGGGACTCAAATGCAGCTTCCATAGGGGCAGTGGGAGTGGTGGGGGTCTGTGGAAAGCTGGAACTTACTGGGCATGAGCCCTCCATGGGGACAAGTTTAACAAACACACAGTGCTTACTTTGGTGTGAGTGCTTTAACTCTTcgcaacaactctgtgaggtGGGTACTGTTATCACCATCCCTACTTGATAGATgcagaaattgaggcacagagttAACTCGCTCAACTTAGCACCAAGATCGGAAACCAGGCAGTCTGGTTCCAGAATCTGTGCTCCTGACCACTGTAAAAAAAATCCGTTGTGTGAAATGAAGGGGCCGATAACTCAAATGTCTCTAATACAACGCGTTGGTCAAACAAAATTGGGCCTCCCAATTTGCAGTGTCTGTTGTAAAGGACCACCTTCAGGGAGaccagagggaaggggagagctgGGAGGGGTAAGGAGGGGACAACCTTGGAGGCTAGAGGGCCAGGGGGTTGGCCAGGACAGGAGGGAAGAACTGAGGTTCCTCCTTCTGCACCTTGTCCTGCAGGAAGTGGCTGATGCCCTGGGAGGGGGTGCGAACCCGGACACCAATTCAACCAGTAACAGCAACCACTCAGCCTGGGACCTGGGCAGCGCCTTCTTTTTCTCAGGCACCATCATCACAACCATcggtgggggaggggactgggCATGTGCAGGGGGGAAGGGGTGGCTGGGCTTTCTCAAGGGGGAAGAAGGGGGCGTGCCAGGCAGCCCCTAGACCTGCTGCATGGCCCCTCTGCCCAGGCTACGGAAACGCAGCCCTGCGCACCGACGCCGGGCGCCTCTTCTGCATCTTTTATGCACTGGTGGGGATCCCGCTGTTTGGGATCCTTCTGGCAGGGGTCGGGGACCGGCTGGGCTCCTCCCTACGCCGCGGCATCGGTCACATCGAAGCCATCTTTCTGGTGAGCTGCTCCACGCCCTGCGCTCCCTTGCGTTGGGCTCGAGATACCCTTCCCTACGTCCCGGCCCAGCACATGAGGGCGGGCGCTTGGATCCGGCGAACCTCCCCGCACGCGGGCTCCCGGAAGAGGGGATATGGGGATGAGACTGGAGGTTTTGGCGACTCCTCGTTCCTGCCTACTGCCCTTCCCTGCAGAAGTGGCACGTGCCACCAGAGCTGGTGCGAATTCTATCCGCGGTGCTCTTCCTGCTGATCGGCTGCCTGCTCTTTGTCCTCACGCCCACGTTCGTGTTCTGCTACGTGGAGGGCTGGAGCAAGCTGGAGGCCATCTACTTCGTCGTGGTGACGCTCACCACGGTGGGCTTCGGGGACTATGTGGCCGGTGAGGCCACCTTCCTTGGGCTGTACTTCCCTACCCACTTTATTCCTGCCCAGGGACTCGgaaatctctcttctccttccaaaTTCCACAGGACACTTGTGCGCTCACACGTGCTTGCTCCAATCCCTACATCTGCCCACTGAATGAACCCTCACATTTTTGCACGTATACAACACCTCAAGCCCACTTACATTCTCTCATGCCTGCACCCCCCGTGCATGCTCACACAAGTGCACCCCTCACACGTGCCACATTCTTGCACGTGAGCACCCCCACTTGCTCTCCTCTTGCACACTTTTAAGTCATGCCCACCCGTCTTCCTGCATCCATTCGCGCATTCTAGCACATACCCACTGCCCTGGGGAGGGCGGATCTTTTCAATGAGTTGGGAAGAAGGGCAGTGAACCAGAGACTAACAGGCTCAAGGCACGCCTCCCAATCAACTTctttctgccccccaccccgacccccggTGTCCCAGGCGCCAGCCCCAATCAGAACTCTGCAGCCTACCAGCCGCTGGTGTGGTTCTGGATCCTGCTCGGCCTGGCCTACTTCGCCTCAGTGCTCACCACCATCGGGAACTGGCTGCGAGTAGTTTCCCGCCGCACTCGGGCAGAGGTAGGCACCCGTGCGTCGGCGCTGCGCCTGCGCTGTACCGTAGTAGCAGGTTGACCAGCCTACCTCCTTTCCAGAGTGTGGGCTCCCCAAGGCAGAGATTGAGGGAGCCCCAGTGTGCACCAACTGGGAACAAAGGGATAAATTCCGGACAGGTTTGCAGGTGACTCTATCTCTACTCTCATGGATAAGGTTACCAGATTTCGCAAAAAGATGAAGGAAGCCCAATTAAATGTGAATTTCGGATAAATTGCAAATAATATTTGAGTGTAAATATGTGTCAAATATTGCATGGGGCATACTTATCTTAAAAGTTTAtctattgtttatctgaaattcacatttaactAGGCGACCTGTATTTTGTAATTCTACTCCTTGCACCCGGTGGTGGAGCGGAGTCCGAGTCGATAGAGGCGCAGAGGTCTCTGGGGGAACGGGAGGGAGAGGTGAAATAAAATCGAGGCTTTTCTTCTCCTGGAGAGGGTGcagatggaggaggggagagcaCGTGGCTGGGTGATGAGCCTTTCCCTACTCCTGAGGCGGGAGAACCAGGCAGAAAAGGGGCAATGGCTGATTGGCGAAGGGGCAGGCTCCTGGGGTTGTGGAGACGGTCGAGGACCCCCGGTCGAGGACTGCCTTTCCTCCCCGCGCAGATGGGCGGTCTCACGGCGCAGGCCGCCAGCTGGACCGGCACGGTGACCGCGCGGGTAACCCAGCGAGTCGGGCCCACGGCACCACCGCAGCCAGAGAAGGAGcggccacccctgcccccaccgccGTGCCCAGCGCAACCTGCCAGCAGGCCCCTATCCCCTGTGGCCCTGGAGAAGACCCAgccgccctccccgccctcctcGCCCACGCCACCCACGCCTCCCACGCCGCCCACGGCCTCCGCGCTGGACTACCCCAGCGAGAACCTGGCCTTCATCGACGAGTCCTCGGACACGCAGAGCGAGCGCGGCTGCGCGCTACCCCGCGCGCCACGCGGTCGCCGCCGCCCTCTCAACGCCCCCAGGAAGCCTGCGCGGCCCCGCGGCCTGGGGCGCCCCCGGGATAAAGGCGTGCCCGCGTAGGGGCAGGACCCCGGCCCAGGGCCTCTCAAAGGGCTTCGTTCTTGCTTTCTCCCCGGCATGCTCTGCTTGTTTGACCAAAGAGCCCTCTCTCGAGTGGACTGAAGCCTGGGGAGGAggctaagggctgctgcttgtctgccACCCTCTGCTCCTGGCCCCCTCCTCACTTCATCCATTACCAGATTACCCCCCACCAAGGCTTTCTGTCTCACTGTCCTGTCTGGGCCGGTCCCTCACAACATCTCACGACTGTGCCTCAAAGCCTACATCAATAAACGAAAACAGTCTGCACCACTGCGGGCGTGGCGCTCCGGGGACGCGAGAGGGTGTAGGAGTGCTTGCATAGGGCCACCTCCGGGGCAAGTCAGGCTTCCCTGGACCCCCGGGCCAAGCCTCGCCTCCCACCTACACCCACTTCGGTCAAGGCACGGTGCTCTTGGCTGTGCTCGGACTTGTGTCTCTCCCTGGGGTTTACTGGATAGCGTCTGGCGTGGGAATCTGCCAAGATGGGCTGTACCTTCATCCTCAGCATACCtcttgggggttgggggagtgaGGAGGATGGGAAGACATAACGGCATCTGATGTGGAGGGCTGTAGGTTGAACTCTCCCCGCGCGAGACCCCCATCACCATTCCAAACGggaccctgcccctcccccttctcggAGCGTGACCACCTCCTCCTTGCCCCGAGGCCTGTGGCGACTGGGCCCGTTGGGGGCAGAACCATGGAGGAAAAGCCTTTGAAAGTAAGAACCCTTCCTGGGCCTCCTCACCCTGTCAGCCCCCAGACTCATCCTAGGTCTCAGCCTTGGTTCAAGGCAGCTCCCAGCAATCACTCCCTTTTCATCCCCACCCACCTCGAAGGAGTCTCCGCCCTGGCTGGGCTCAGgatccccgccccctccccaattCCTCTCGACCCTTGGCTTCCTTCCTTTTATGTGGCCCACAGGCCAAGTCTTTGGGCCGCCATGTCTCAGGCAAGTCGAGTGAACCAGACATACGGAATCTGTGGACCACAGCTACGCTGTCGCAGCCGAAGCTGAACGTGCCGCTGCCCAGTGTCCCCGAGGACTCAGAACTGAAGGGCAGCAGCATAAGCGGCAAGACTCACGGGTGGTACAAACAGAAGGCGGCCAGCCACTACTCTGACAGTAGCTGGAAGGAAATGGATGACAAAGACAGCTTCAAGCCAGAGCAGGATGTGCACCGCAGGAGCTCCCTGGGAAACCATATAGAGGAAGGGGACGACGATATCCGTACCAAAGCGGGTTAGTGTGGCCTCACCGGGCTGTGGGCGCCCACAGAGCAGGGAGCTGGCCAGAGCCTCAATTTCTATTGCTGTGAAAGGGGGGTGGTGGTGGCGATTGTCGGACCCAAGTTTCCAGGATTCCCTGGAAGGGGCGCCAGCGCTAATCCATGACGCTTTAAATCAACGAGATATTTTAGGAACGCCCCCTACCGGGCAACTGTAAAACAAGGTCCTGGGGCCATAGAGAAAATGCGCAAAGGCAGTGTGGTACGACCTATGCATTTAATGGAATTACCAGGATAGCTGAGAGCAAGGAGTTAGTTCCTTTTCTGTGGATTTGCGCTGCTTGAGGAGGTGTCTGTCTTTCATTCATTAAGTCATCAGTtacaatttttaagtttttacttcCTACTTCATGCTATGCGCTGTTTGGGACATGCCTTCCCCTTCTACCTACCACCTGTGCTCTCCAGCCCTTCATCAGGCAATTGGAATTCATAACAATATAACAACTGCCATCTATTGAGGGCTTGctgttgtgccaggcactgggcttccCTTGCATGATCACTTTTAAACTTTACAACTCCCATAAGGGGAGGGGTGCCATTCTTATTATCCCATTGTACAGATAAAGAACTTGAGGGTCAGAAAGTCAGTCAGTGGCCCTAAGTCTCACACAGTGGGACAGTTAGAACTGGAACCTTGGAGGGTGGGACAACAAAGCCTAGGCTTGTAAACCGCTCCCATACTGTTTCCCACTAAAGTGGCACCTAGAGCTGGTCTCTGAAGTTTCCCCCCACATGCCCACCCATACATCTCCTCTGCTCAAGGGAAGTCCCAGCAGTTTGCAAGTCTGCAGATGActgattcctttttttctcttcttccagaaAAGCCTTCCTCAGGGTCATCGCTCAGTATCTCGAAGCACACACCCCATCGAGCCTACTGGGTGGAACAGCAGAATAGGGTTGGAGGCAGCCATGGAGACTGGGGAGTTTAGTGGGGTGGGGGACGGGCAGATTGGGGGTTTCAGGGGTGAGAGGGTGGGGGTGCTTTGAAgggtggaggggcaggcaggTTGGTTGGGAGTCTtggggctggagggagcaggTGGGGACATTTCAgctgtgggcagagctgggccctTGGACATCTGAGCCTTTTGCTTGCTGTCTCTCCAGCTGCCCCTGCCCTTGACTGAACTCATGGAGAATGAAGCTCTGGAAATCCTCACCAAAGCCCTCTGGAGTGagcccctctcccagctcccacAAGGGGCCTTGGGGGATTATGCAGGGCTTGGGCCTGTCGGAGCGGGATTTCAGGATGTGTCTGTCTTAGATTCCCTTACCACCTCCCAGTATTACAGAAGCCCCACAAAAAGTAAGAAGTTGGGAGACTGGGCACAGGGAGACCCAGTGAGAAGAGCATAGGGTGACAGGAGCCTGGGCTCTAGCGTTAGTGCAGCCCTTCTCTACCTGATgtggctttttttgggggggggagtaattaggcatttatttattttgatggaagtactggggatcgaatccaggacctcgtgcatgctaggtgAGCACTCTACCACTCGGCTATTACCCTTCCCGCAATATGGCTTTTGTAAGGCACATTTTTTCCAATTGTCTATTGGGGATGGCAGCTTTTGTGTGGCCTTGGCCCCTCCCTGGGTGCTATGAGGAGCCTTGGGACAGTGGACACTTTATGAAtgtggggtagggtggggagggCTAATGGCTTAGGGTGGGTGGTCCAAGAGGTGTCCAAAAAGCTGCCTGCTACCAATACCCTAGTTCAGGCCTGCAACATCTCTAAACTTGCCTTCCTCACCCACCCAACACCTCCATCCTGCTCCGAATCCCTCATCTCTTTGAGGCACAAGTCTATGACTTGAtaatttgaaacaaacaaaaccggTAGGTCCCAGGACCCTGGAGATCCAAAGTTTTTCAAACTAACATAAGCCGGCTGCTGGGAAGGCCATGCCCCTGCACACTGCCCTGAGTGGATTTCTTCCCCCCAGGCTACCGATCGGGGATTGGCCGGGACCACTTTCTGACCAAGCAGCTGCAGCGATACATCGAGCGGCTCCAGAGGCGCCAGAACAAGAGGCTGCATGTCTCGGTGCACTGAGAGCACCGCCTCGGGCTCAAGTGACCGGCAGACTCCAGCCCTagtccctgtcccctccccagaccGCAGCCCAACCCTATCCATGTGGAGTTTGAGcccaagagaaataaaggagTCTGTACGTGGTCCGTGAGTCAATGCGTGGCTGCCCGCGTGAGGCGGACGCACGTGGCCCCACCCTTCCCTGTGACCTTCACTCGGTCACCGCAGTGACCTTGAGCGTTCTCCGTCCAGGCCCTATCGGCTCCGCCTTCCCGGGACTGGAAATCCAGGACTCCTTGAATGTTTTAGGTCTGCTTCTTCCACCCCGAGTTCAGCAGCTTTGTGGGGATATTGGGTATGCGGTCCAAAGTGCCAGTTGGTATTATCCTGGGGAAagggggaaaagagaaaggagcagCACCTCCCTTCCAGCTTGGGCGTGCTAGACTCCGCCCCTCATGCATATGCAGACACACCAGCCTTCGCTCTCGCCCCGTCCTCTCATTTACATATGTATACTGTCTTCCTGCCCGGTAGCAGTGGCCACTGAGCGACCTTTCCCGTTCCTCTCGCGCACAGCGCGTCCCGCCTTCTTTATGTAAGAGTGCTGCTGGACTCCCCCATCCCACAGCTTCACCGCGTCTATCCTGGCCACACCCCTTCAGCGGCCGCGTACGCCTGTGCGCCTCTGTGGctcggcggcggcggggcggggacCTTCATGAAGGCCCGCCCACTGGCTTCACCGGCTCCGCCCCGACACGTCCGGGCACGCAGGCGCTACCCGCCCCACTTGCCTGATTAGCATAGGGCGCTGTGCCCGCCTCCTGCTTTGCATGCGGAcggccagccccgcccccgctgtcagctggaggaagcGGAGTAGGAAGCGGCCGCGATGTCCTTTTGTGTCCTACAAGCCGCCGGCGGCGCCGCCGAGTGAGGGGACGCGTCGCggcggggcggcgcggcccgAGGAGGCGGCGGAGGAGGGGCCGCCCGCGGCCCCCAGCTCACCCCGGCTCTCCTGGCCGCTCGGCCCCCATGCCTGCCCGCCCGCCCTGCCGGAGCCCCAGGTCCGGGGGCGGAGGGGAGCGCCGctggggggtgggcgggcggggcgcAGTGGCCATGTGCGAACGCTGCAGGGAgtcgggcggggggcggggggcgggctcCAAGCGAGGTTCCTCTCCATAGCGGCCCGGGTCACGGTCGGGACCGAGTCGAAAGCCAGACGGGGTCAGGGTCCGGGAAGGATCTGGACCTAGGTCTTAATGCGCCGGTTTGGGACCGGGGCCGGCTCTGGCTTGGGCTGCAGATCCTGGCCAGGGTCGGTCTTGGGCCTCGGATCCAGTCCCAGGGCAGGGTTCAATCGGGCACCTGGAGCGTGCCTAAGTCCCAGGGGCGGGCCGGAGTGGAAGATGGGCAGGGTTCCCTGCCCTGGAAAGGGGCTTTGAAGACCACGTGGGGGCGCTCGAAGGGGCCTTGGGCCACCCTCCTCTCTGGGTCAAAGGTCATCGCACTGGCAGGGGAGAACTTCCTCCTCCTTGGCGCTCCCCCATTACTTCCTGATAACCTGATAGAGGGCCCTCgcgggtggagggggaggggcggcgcAGCAACTTTAGGCAACTTCCCGTAGGTGTGCGCAGGTTGGGGG is a window of Vicugna pacos chromosome 10, VicPac4, whole genome shotgun sequence DNA encoding:
- the KCNK4 gene encoding potassium channel subfamily K member 4, coding for MEPRRPPAPPLLPPPPPWPSRHRRGRSGTRAAAAASAAAGPTEVADALGGGANPDTNSTSNSNHSAWDLGSAFFFSGTIITTIGYGNAALRTDAGRLFCIFYALVGIPLFGILLAGVGDRLGSSLRRGIGHIEAIFLKWHVPPELVRILSAVLFLLIGCLLFVLTPTFVFCYVEGWSKLEAIYFVVVTLTTVGFGDYVAGASPNQNSAAYQPLVWFWILLGLAYFASVLTTIGNWLRVVSRRTRAEMGGLTAQAASWTGTVTARVTQRVGPTAPPQPEKERPPLPPPPCPAQPASRPLSPVALEKTQPPSPPSSPTPPTPPTPPTASALDYPSENLAFIDESSDTQSERGCALPRAPRGRRRPLNAPRKPARPRGLGRPRDKGVPA
- the CATSPERZ gene encoding cation channel sperm-associated auxiliary subunit zeta — translated: MEEKPLKAKSLGRHVSGKSSEPDIRNLWTTATLSQPKLNVPLPSVPEDSELKGSSISGKTHGWYKQKAASHYSDSSWKEMDDKDSFKPEQDVHRRSSLGNHIEEGDDDIRTKAEKPSSGSSLSISKHTPHRAYWVEQQNRLPLPLTELMENEALEILTKALWSYRSGIGRDHFLTKQLQRYIERLQRRQNKRLHVSVH